In the Streptomyces sp. WMMC940 genome, GTGGCCAGTTCGGACAGCATGTCCCGCTGCGGGTTCTTGCGCCGTTCCTCGATCAGCCCGGCCAGATACATGCCCAGCTCCGTACGGGCCTTCGCAGCGATCCTGTTCCGCTCGGTCGGGTCCTCCCCGGGCATCGGGTCCAGGCTGGCCGCCAGGGTGTCGGCCCAGCCGTGGAAGCGCGACTCGTCCTCGCGCGGGACACCGAGCAGCCGGCAGATCACGGTCACGGGGAACGGGTACGAGAACTGCTCGACCAGGTCGATACGGTCCGTGCCGCCGATGCCGGCGATGAGGTCCGAGACGATCCCGCCGAGTTCGCCGCGCATCTCGTGGACCCGGCGCGGCTCGTGGGGCGGCCCGAAGGAGGTGTTGGTCATGCGGCGCAGCCGGTCGTGCTCCGGGGGGTCGAGCCGGATGAAGCTGGGCGGCAGGGCTGTCTCCTCCTCCTGCTGCTGCAGGTCGGGACCGGCGGCCTGGGTCATGTTGCGGGCGTCGGAGCTGACCCGGGGGTCGTGCAGGAGGCTCAGGATCTCGTGGTAGGTGCTGACGACGTACGCGCCGTCGCCGTCGTCGAGCACCGGCGTCTTCCGGAGCTCCGCGTACAGGGGGTACGGGTCGTGGCGGTTCTCGTACTCGAGGACCTGCCGCAGGAGGCTTCCTTGGGTCATGTCGGGTCCTTGTGCTCGCTCGCGGCGTCAGTGCCGGCCGGGGGTGAAGGTCATGCGCCGGTCGGCCGGCGAATAGCCGCTGAGGGTGACGGTGGGGCCGTGGGTGGGCACCGACGGGTCCGGGAAGTCGGCCGGAACCGGCCGTGCTCCCTCGGGGCGGCGGTCCACCGTCGGGAACGGCGGCGGGAAGGGCGCCGTCGTCTCGATCAGATGCTCGTAGAACGGCAGCCAGCGCGCCTGGTCGAACGTGACGGCGCCGATGACCCGGTCCTGGTAGCCGTACACCCCGACGAACCTGCGTTCGGCCAGCGACCCCTGGGAGATCAGGAGCTCCGTGCCCATGGACGGCACGCCCACCGACTTGATGTTCACACCGAACTGGGAGGACCAGAAGGCCGGGACCCACATGTGGGGACGGCGGTCGACGCTCTCGCAGAGCATGTTGTGCGCAGCGGTCTCGGCCTGGCTGACGGCGTTGCCCCAGTGCTCCAGGGACAGGAACTGGTACCCGAACAGCGGGTGCGGCGACCGCGCCACGTCACCGGCGACGAAGATGTCGTCGGTGACGATGCCCCGGATGTCGAACGCCCGGCAGCCGGCGTCGCAGGCGATGCCCCGGGGGCCCGCTCCGAGCCCCGATCCGGCGAGCCACTCCGTGTTGCGCGTCGCGCCGAGCGAGACGACCACGACGTCGGTCTCGACGGAGGAGCCGTCGGAGAGATGGGCGGCGCGCACCCGCCCCGCCGAGTCGTCCTCCAGCCCGGTCACCATCACGCCCGTGCGCAGGTCCACCCCGTGCTCGCGCTGGAGCTGTGCGGCCACCTCGCCCACGACCCCGCCGAGCGCGCCCACGAGAGGCGCGGCACCGCGTTCGGCGACGGTCACCGCGATCTCCCGCTCACGGCAGGCGGAGGCGATCTCCGATCCGGTGAAACCCGCACCGATGACGAAGACCCGGCGGGGCCCGTCCGCGAGCCGCTTCTGCAGCGCGGTCGCGTCGTCGCGGGTCCGCAGGACGAAGACCCCGTCGAGCTCGGCCTCGCGTTCGTGCGGCCACGGCCGGGCGCGGACCCCGGTGGCGATCAGCAGCCGGTCGTACTCCAGCTCCTCGCCGTCGGCCAGCCGTACGCGCTTGGCCGCCATGTCGAGTCCGGTGGCGGCGACTCCGAGCCGCCAGTCGGCGTCGAGGGCCCGGCGCCGGGGCAGCGCGGTGTGGTCCGCCGTGGTCCTGCTGAGCAGAACGCCCTTGGACAGCGGGGGGCGGTCGTACGGCTCGTAGGGCTCGTCGCCGACCATCGTCAGGGTGCCGGCGAAGCCCTCGTCCCGCAGGGTCTCGGCCGCCCTGAGGCCGGCGAGGGACGCGCCGACGACGACGATGCGCCCCTCGCGCTTGAGGCGTTCGAGGTATCCGTCAGCGGGCATCGGACGCCTCCCCGGCGGTCACGGTCTCGTCGGACCGGTCCAGGAGGATGGCCTGGACGGGGCAGGCCGTCACGGCCCGGACCACGTCGTCCCGTTGCGCCTCGTCAGGCCGGGGCTTGTACAGCAGCGCTTCCTCGCCGTGCATCTCGAAGACGTCCGGAGCGAGGAAGGCACACTGCGCGTACCCCTGGCACCGGTTGAGATCGACAACAACTCTCACCACGGATCAGCCCTTCCCGTGCCTCGTCACTCCCCCGGGACCAGCATGCGAGCGCCGACGCGGTACCGCTCGCCGTGGCGCGCCGAACGAGTGAGCGGGCGGAGGCGGAGCGGGGTCCCGGACGGACCGGGCGCGCCGGACCGGGCAGGCGGTCCGGGGTGGCCCCGGGGCGGGCCGGACCGGGCCGCGCGTCGGAAGGCCGGGGCGGCCGGACGCGACGGGTTCAGGCCACGTCCGCCGGCTGCGGCCGGGATCTCATCCGGACCCGGAGCAGATGGACGCTGATCAGCACGGACCAGACCGGGAAGACCAGTTCCGACCACGGGAAGCCGGGCCCCGCGAACAGCAGCACCAGGCCGGCCGCGTACCCGATGAGGACCATCGGGCGGGGGATCATGCCGAGCCGGTGGCCGATGGTCGAGGTCGCGAAGATGAAGACGGCGGCCATCCGCATCGAGTAGGTGGTCAGCAGCGTGTAGGCGAAGTTGCGTCCGAAATCCGAGGGCTGCTGGTCGTCGAGGATGCTGCCCGCGGCCGACGCGGCACCGAACATCGTCGCCACGAACACCAGACCGCTGCCGAGGAACACCGTCGCGACGAACTTGTCCTCCCGCTCCCCGACCTGGGCGCGCAGGGCGCCCATGAACCACAGGAAGAAGATCCCGGCGAACGGGACCAGTTCCAGGGCCGTGCGCACGGCGCGCCGGCGGTCGGGGCTCAGGGCGTCGCCACCCGTGCCGGCGGCGCCCTCGGGGATCGCCAGCCGCATCAGCACGATCGCGGCGGCCAGCAGCACCGCGAACACGATCCCGGCCAGTCCCGCGGCGCGGGGGGTGCGCAGTCGCTCCCGGTTCGGCTCCATGGGCTGCTCGCTTTCTGTCCCTACCAGCAAGCAGCGGGAGGGCGGCGGCGCGCCACCGGGGCCGCCCGTGAGAGTGACCCCGGCACCGGCGCCGGGGTCACTCGCTGGGCACCGCTCTGCGGGGTGCCCGACGGGCGGATCTACGGGGTGCCCGACGGGCGGACGACCATCGCCGAGCCGCCGCCCCGGCGTTCCCTCTCCGCCGCGGCCAGCCAGCGGCCGTCCGGAAGCCGCTGCACCCCGGTCACGGCGCCGATCTCCGGGTTCTGGCGGAAGGCGTGGCCCAGGGCCTGGAGCTCGGACCTGAGCGGGCTGTTCCACAGCCCGGGTTCGAGTTCGGTGGTGGGCTGGTTGCGCTGGCTGGCGCGCGGCGCGGCGATCGCGTCGACCAGGGGCAGACCGCGATCGACGACGCCGGTGAGCGTCTGCAGGACGGTGGTGATGATCGTCGCGCCGCCCGGGGAGCCGAGGGCCAGCACGGGACGGGCGCGCTCGTCCAGGACGATCGTCGGGGACATCGAGGACCGCGGCCGCTTGCCGGGGCCGGGGAGGTTCGGGTCGTGGACGGCCGGATCGGCGGGGGCGAAGGAGAAGTCCGTCAGCTCGTTGTTCAGGAGGAAGCCCCGGCCGGGCACGGTGATACCGCTGCCGCCGGTCGACTCGATCGTCAGGGTGTAGGCGACGACGTTGCCCCACCTGTCGGCGACGGTGAGATGGGTGGTGTTCTCGCCCTCGTACGTCGTCGGCGCTGCCCTGCCCCCGGACGCGCACGGCCTCGGGTCGCGCGGGTCGCCGGGCGCGAGCGGGCTGGTGAGGACGGCGTCGTCGCGGACGAGGCAGGCCCGGCTGTCGGCGTACCGCTGGGAGAGCAGCTCGCGCACCGGGACGTCCTCGAACGCCGGGTCGCCGACCCAGCGCCCCCGGTCGGCGAAGGCGATCCGGCTCGACTCGATGAAGCGGTGCAGGTACTTCGCCTCGGACAGGCCGGAGAGGTCGGTGCCCTCCAGGATGTTGAGCGCTTCGCCGACGCCGGTGCCGCCGGACGACGAGGGGGCCATGCCGTAGACGTCGAGCCCCCGGTACGACACCCTCGTCGGGTACCTGCGCACCGTCTCGTACGAGGCGAGGTCGCGCAGGGTGAGGTCACCGGGCCGTACGACGCGGGTGGCGCCCTCGCGCACCTCCGGGGCACGCACGGTGTCGACGATGTCGCGGGCGACGGCGCCCCGGTAGAGGACTCCGGTGCCCTTGCGGCCGATCTCCGCGTAGGTACG is a window encoding:
- a CDS encoding cytochrome P450, with product MTQGSLLRQVLEYENRHDPYPLYAELRKTPVLDDGDGAYVVSTYHEILSLLHDPRVSSDARNMTQAAGPDLQQQEEETALPPSFIRLDPPEHDRLRRMTNTSFGPPHEPRRVHEMRGELGGIVSDLIAGIGGTDRIDLVEQFSYPFPVTVICRLLGVPREDESRFHGWADTLAASLDPMPGEDPTERNRIAAKARTELGMYLAGLIEERRKNPQRDMLSELATLKGPDGSMTTMELLSTAALLLIAGHETTVNLITNGMLTLLRNPDVLDRLREDPGLSVPIVEELLRFEPPVQLVPNRTTLADIGIAGVTIPKGASLWLVVAAGNRDPLRFEDPDRFDPDRKDIEHLGFGSGIHSCFGAPLARQEAQLALSELARRLVNPRLLEDPPEYRQNAVLRGPRHLPIACDDIRP
- a CDS encoding NAD(P)/FAD-dependent oxidoreductase; protein product: MPADGYLERLKREGRIVVVGASLAGLRAAETLRDEGFAGTLTMVGDEPYEPYDRPPLSKGVLLSRTTADHTALPRRRALDADWRLGVAATGLDMAAKRVRLADGEELEYDRLLIATGVRARPWPHEREAELDGVFVLRTRDDATALQKRLADGPRRVFVIGAGFTGSEIASACREREIAVTVAERGAAPLVGALGGVVGEVAAQLQREHGVDLRTGVMVTGLEDDSAGRVRAAHLSDGSSVETDVVVVSLGATRNTEWLAGSGLGAGPRGIACDAGCRAFDIRGIVTDDIFVAGDVARSPHPLFGYQFLSLEHWGNAVSQAETAAHNMLCESVDRRPHMWVPAFWSSQFGVNIKSVGVPSMGTELLISQGSLAERRFVGVYGYQDRVIGAVTFDQARWLPFYEHLIETTAPFPPPFPTVDRRPEGARPVPADFPDPSVPTHGPTVTLSGYSPADRRMTFTPGRH
- a CDS encoding ferredoxin, producing the protein MRVVVDLNRCQGYAQCAFLAPDVFEMHGEEALLYKPRPDEAQRDDVVRAVTACPVQAILLDRSDETVTAGEASDAR
- the ggt gene encoding gamma-glutamyltransferase, producing MRRRVVRHAPVTVAVALAVLTAGAAAPPTQQALDRAPTPVKEPVAAGYGGAVASVDPDASAVGVEVLRRGGNAVDAAVATAAALGVTEPYSAGIGGGGYFVHYDAEQRRVHTIDGRETAPRSADAALFQENGKPIPFEEGVTSGLGVGTPGTPATWDAALAAWGSRPLAQLLKPAERLARKGFVVDETFRSQTRANEARFRDFPASAELFLPGGRLPEPGSVFKNPDLARTYAEIGRKGTGVLYRGAVARDIVDTVRAPEVREGATRVVRPGDLTLRDLASYETVRRYPTRVSYRGLDVYGMAPSSSGGTGVGEALNILEGTDLSGLSEAKYLHRFIESSRIAFADRGRWVGDPAFEDVPVRELLSQRYADSRACLVRDDAVLTSPLAPGDPRDPRPCASGGRAAPTTYEGENTTHLTVADRWGNVVAYTLTIESTGGSGITVPGRGFLLNNELTDFSFAPADPAVHDPNLPGPGKRPRSSMSPTIVLDERARPVLALGSPGGATIITTVLQTLTGVVDRGLPLVDAIAAPRASQRNQPTTELEPGLWNSPLRSELQALGHAFRQNPEIGAVTGVQRLPDGRWLAAAERERRGGGSAMVVRPSGTP